A window of the Henckelia pumila isolate YLH828 chromosome 3, ASM3356847v2, whole genome shotgun sequence genome harbors these coding sequences:
- the LOC140893221 gene encoding uncharacterized protein, with the protein MSMHGKTDSEVTSLAASSPNRAVYYVQSPSRDSHDGEKTTNSFHSTPIISPMGSPGRHSRDSSSTRYSASLKPGSHKSSSAHGSRRNHRLRKAEKEFDAVEEEGLLDEEGGRRGVSRRCYVVAFVVGFFVLFSLFALILWGASRNQKPVVTMKSILFDDFLIHAGSDSAGVGTVMVTMNSTVKLIFRNTGTFFGIHVSATPLDLFFSELPLASGMINRFYQSRKSQRTIAVILTGNHIPLYGGGSDLGSKEGRPAAPVPLALNFTVRARAYVLGRLVKPNFHRRVHCSVVLDQNKMNVLIPLTNSCTID; encoded by the exons ATGTCAATGCATGGCAAAACCGATTCCGAGGTGACGAGCCTCGCCGCATCCTCTCCGAATCGGGCCGTGTACTACGTGCAGAGCCCGTCCAGGGACTCCCACGATGGCGAGAAGACCACCAACTCGTTCCACTCCACGCCCATCATCAGCCCGATGGGATCTCCGGGCCGCCACTCCCGTGACTCGTCTTCCACTCGCTACTCTGCTTCGCTCAAACCAGGCTCACATAAATCTAGCAGCGCTCACGGGTCTCGCCGGAACCACCGCCTCCGCAAGGCGGAGAAGGAGTTCGACGCCGTCGAAGAGGAGGGCCTGCTGGACGAGGAAGGCGGCCGTAGAGGAGTGTCGCGGCGGTGCTATGTGGTGGCATTCGTCGTCGGATTTTTTGTGCTGTTTTCCTTGTTTGCTTTGATCTTGTGGGGTGCCAGCAGGAATCAGAAACCTGTCGTTACTATGAAG AGCATATTGTTTGATGATTTCTTGATCCACGCCGGGTCGGATTCGGCCGGCGTCGGAACGGTAATGGTGACGATGAATTCGACGGTGAAGTTGATATTTCGAAACACGGGTACATTCTTCGGCATCCATGTATCAGCCACACCATTGGATCTTTTCTTTTCGGAACTCCCCTTGGCAAGTGGAATG ATAAATAGATTTTACCAATCGAGGAAAAGCCAAAGAACGATAGCGGTGATTCTAACCGGGAATCACATTCCGTTGTACGGCGGAGGTTCTGATTTGGGTAGCAAAGAAGGCAGACCAGCGGCGCCGGTGCCACTAGCACTGAATTTCACGGTTCGGGCCAGGGCTTATGTATTGGGCCGTTTGGTTAAGCCCAATTTCCACAGGAGAGTTCACTGTTCCGTAGTTTTAGACCAGAACAAAATGAATGTGCTCATTCCTTTGACGAACTCGTGTACGATTGATTAG